Within Pelagicoccus enzymogenes, the genomic segment ACTCTTCACTAGCCCACGAAATTAAGAGTCTCGTCGACAAGTCACGTCAGACTCGCAAGCAAGCGCTGGTTCGCTTCCCCAATGAACTGGAGGGGCTAATCCTTACAGAAGAGCCCAAGGAGCGTCTTGCGGTGCTCGTGCTTGAAGAAGGCCAACGCGAGCGCATTGAACGTATTCTGAGCGAATACCGCCAACGAGAGACCCTTAAGAATCACGGCCTTGATCATCGCCGCAAGGTCTTACTCTCAGGTCCTCCCGGGACAGGGAAGACACTAACCGCCAGGATTCTTGCGTCAGAGCTAATGCTCCCGTTGCGCACAATCCAAGTAGATCGGCTCGTGACGAAGTTCATGGGCGAAACTTCCGCAAAGCTCCGTCAAATCTTCGACGTCATTGAAAGCTCGAAGGGAGTCTTCCTTTTCGACGAATTCGACGCCATAGGTGGCGACCGAGGACGGGACAACGACGTAGGCGAAATGCGTCGGGTGCTGAACGCTTTTCTCCAATTCATCGATGCCGACCGCTCCGAAAACGTCATCGTTGCGGCCACTAACAATCCAAACCTTCTAGACCGCGCGCTCTTTCGAAGATTCGACGATATCCTTCGATACGGCCTGCCAGATAAGGCCGAGCGTCTGAAATTGCTGAAGAACCTACTCGCAAGCTTCAAGACACCGAGGTTCCCCTTTGCCAAAGCCGCCACTGCAGCAGAAGGACTCAGTCAGGCAGAGATCGCGAGTGCAGCTCGCGACGCCATCAAGAACGCCATTTTAGCCGGAAAAGAAACCGTCGAAAGCGAATCCCTCCTCAACTCCTTGCATGAAAAGCAACACGCCTACCTGAAATAAATCCCGAATGGCCGGAGAACGTTACCCACACATCCAACTCAACGAGAATTTCCAAACTCCTTTAGCTTACACACGGCCTCCTAGGCCCTTTAACTCTCCACCTGGACCGACTCGCGATCGACAAAGTCACGGTCAAAGGCTAAAGCAAAAATTTGAGGAAGCATGGGCCGCTTCCAGTGGAGAAAACACTGTAACCCACAGGATACCGGAAGGTGTTTACTTGGAGTTTGTCAGCGACCCGAACACTGAATTAGTATTCAAACGCTTAGAAGACATGCGTTCCAAAAAAGTGCGTGTCGTCAATGTAAGAGAAAAAGAAAACTCGGAAGGCCAGAAAACCACCCTCGCTACAGTTTATATTTCTAATGATAAACGCGGATATATCGCAGAAAAACTGGACGATTACATTGCCAGAGACCAGACGCCAGGCGTCCCAAAGAATAAAGAGCTGGTAAACAGTATTGCAGACATAAAGAAGGCACTACTCGAATCTTTCTGGACTGACTCCGCTCCCCTACCTGGAAACGCCCCGGAGCACGTTGAGGTTTGGCTAAACAGCGATAGCGAGGATACCCTAATTCGTTTCGTTGAAGCCTGTGGAGAATTTGAGATTACTGTTACTGCAGGTTCAATTGTATTTCCGGACCGAAGAGTTTTGGTGATCGAAGCCAGCAGACAACAGTTGGAAACACTGTATCAAAATTCTCCGCACATAGCTGAGTTTCGAAAAGCCAAGGAATCTGCAGCTTTCTTTCTTCAGCTCGAGCCCGAAGAGCAAGCTGATTGGGCTCAGAGTTTGAGAGAAAGGCTAAGGGTCGGCGAAAATCGAGACATTGCGATCTGCATATTAGACACAGGAGTCAACAACGGACACACTCTGCTGGAACCGTTGCTCTCACGCGAAGATCAACACGCAGCCGAAATTGATTGGGGAGGACATGACCACGACGGGCACGGAACGCTTATGGCTGGTCTAGCTGCTTATGGCGATTTGAAGTCTGCCCTCGAGACCCAGGGGGAAGTCGAGGTTCTCCATGTCCTAGAGTCGGGTAAAATACTACCGCCCTTCGGACGTTCAGAGTATCGACTTTACGGAGACATCACCGACAGAGCTATCAGTCGAGCGGCCGAAGCAGCTCCTTTTCGTAAACGTATTCTCTGCATGGCCGTAACCGCCGACGACCATCGGGACAGAGGCAGACCCAGCTCATGGTCTGGTTATGTTGACAAGTCTGCATCTGGGGCGTCGGACGACCTAAAGAAACTATTCGTCATCAGTGCGGGAAACACCCCTTGGGATAGCAATCCAAACGCATATCCAAATCAACAGACACTCGAATCGATTCAAGACCCTGCACAAGCATGGAACGCCGTAACGGTGGGAGCTTATACAAATTTAGTCGATATAGACGCCGATCGATACCCGGAGTACAGACCGCTAGCTCCACAAGGTGGACTATCTCCTCACTCTTCGTCTTCCACGGTATGGGACAGTAAGTGGCCATTGAAACCAGACATTGTACTGGAAGGTGGAAATCTAGCCGTTAGCAGCGAGACAGTGACGCAGGATTGCATCAATTTTGATTTGCTCACCACCTACTACAAGCCAAACGAGGGAACGTTCGACACCATAAATGCCACAAGCGCAGCTTGTGCCCAAGCCTCTTGGATGGCAGCTCAAATCCAAAGCCGTTACAGAGAGTATTGGCCTGAAACCATTAGAGCCTTGTTAATCCATAGCTCGGAATGGACAGACACAATGAAACGTCAGTTCCTAACTGACGTGGAGCATCCAAGCAAAGGGCAGATTGCTAGCTTGGTCAGAGTGTGCGGCTGGGGTGTACCTAGCTTAGAAAGAGCCCTATACAGTGCTTCGAACTCCCTAACGCTAGTTTCAGAGTCGACACTCCAACCTTATCAAAGGGACTCCTCGGGATACGCGTACAAAACCAAGGATTGGCACAAGCACAAGCTACCTTGGCCAACTGAGGCGCTGCTAAACTTACCACCCGAAACGAACGTTTCGATGAGGGTAACGTTGTCTTACTTTATTGAACCGGGACCAGGTGAAGTTGGTTGGAAAGATCGATACAAATACCCATCGCATGGGTTGCGATTTGGAATAAAGAAACCGGGAGAGTCGGAATCGAATTTCGAAGCACGAGTAAGTGCAGCGACCGAGCGTGATGATGATGTGGATACGTCTGGTGCTAGTGAATATTGGACATTGGGAAGCGACAATCGAC encodes:
- a CDS encoding AAA family ATPase, coding for MATAEQIKSLIRSHLEEDGERFYTVALQLAAHEARQGHSSLAHEIKSLVDKSRQTRKQALVRFPNELEGLILTEEPKERLAVLVLEEGQRERIERILSEYRQRETLKNHGLDHRRKVLLSGPPGTGKTLTARILASELMLPLRTIQVDRLVTKFMGETSAKLRQIFDVIESSKGVFLFDEFDAIGGDRGRDNDVGEMRRVLNAFLQFIDADRSENVIVAATNNPNLLDRALFRRFDDILRYGLPDKAERLKLLKNLLASFKTPRFPFAKAATAAEGLSQAEIASAARDAIKNAILAGKETVESESLLNSLHEKQHAYLK
- a CDS encoding S8 family peptidase; its protein translation is MAGERYPHIQLNENFQTPLAYTRPPRPFNSPPGPTRDRQSHGQRLKQKFEEAWAASSGENTVTHRIPEGVYLEFVSDPNTELVFKRLEDMRSKKVRVVNVREKENSEGQKTTLATVYISNDKRGYIAEKLDDYIARDQTPGVPKNKELVNSIADIKKALLESFWTDSAPLPGNAPEHVEVWLNSDSEDTLIRFVEACGEFEITVTAGSIVFPDRRVLVIEASRQQLETLYQNSPHIAEFRKAKESAAFFLQLEPEEQADWAQSLRERLRVGENRDIAICILDTGVNNGHTLLEPLLSREDQHAAEIDWGGHDHDGHGTLMAGLAAYGDLKSALETQGEVEVLHVLESGKILPPFGRSEYRLYGDITDRAISRAAEAAPFRKRILCMAVTADDHRDRGRPSSWSGYVDKSASGASDDLKKLFVISAGNTPWDSNPNAYPNQQTLESIQDPAQAWNAVTVGAYTNLVDIDADRYPEYRPLAPQGGLSPHSSSSTVWDSKWPLKPDIVLEGGNLAVSSETVTQDCINFDLLTTYYKPNEGTFDTINATSAACAQASWMAAQIQSRYREYWPETIRALLIHSSEWTDTMKRQFLTDVEHPSKGQIASLVRVCGWGVPSLERALYSASNSLTLVSESTLQPYQRDSSGYAYKTKDWHKHKLPWPTEALLNLPPETNVSMRVTLSYFIEPGPGEVGWKDRYKYPSHGLRFGIKKPGESESNFEARVSAATERDDDVDTSGASEYWTLGSDNRHKGSIHSDIWKGSAAELASSNVLAVYPVRGWWAERTWLRQGERECRYSLVVSISTPREDVDLYVPVSTQIGVSTPVEITV